The following are encoded in a window of Epilithonimonas zeae genomic DNA:
- a CDS encoding PfkB family carbohydrate kinase, whose translation MKLRNTKPQIVVVGSSSIDIVLKTSKIPTANNTVLAQNLRSFLGGKGANQAIATSRLGAQTSLVSRIGMDPYGQQVLRNLNDEDVNVAYVFEDEEEETGTAYVNASDEGNAITVVPAANYNLSPSDIDEAEKFLLTADLILTQLEIPSKTVEYLFKKAKSLGKKIGIYAAPASRLSDDIIDYASFIVAKSTDLETIFGEGNHEDIIKHLPNKLFVRDGANSTSFFDGSEMKYFRNNPQTDAHSMGLGDAFTSGFSIALLHGNSIEDCVIFGNQVALKAADYRGSQKGLPYLDDLQN comes from the coding sequence ATGAAACTTAGAAATACAAAACCTCAAATAGTAGTTGTTGGAAGCTCATCAATAGATATTGTTCTGAAAACTTCTAAAATTCCTACGGCAAATAACACGGTTCTGGCTCAAAATCTGAGAAGTTTTTTGGGAGGGAAAGGCGCCAATCAGGCGATTGCAACGTCACGTTTGGGCGCTCAGACTTCTTTGGTTAGCAGGATTGGGATGGATCCGTATGGGCAGCAGGTTTTGAGAAATCTGAATGATGAAGATGTAAACGTAGCTTATGTTTTTGAAGACGAAGAAGAGGAAACCGGCACAGCCTATGTGAATGCTTCTGACGAAGGAAATGCGATCACGGTAGTTCCGGCAGCCAATTACAATCTTTCTCCATCGGATATAGATGAAGCAGAAAAATTCTTATTGACTGCAGATTTGATTCTGACTCAGTTGGAGATTCCGTCAAAAACTGTCGAATATCTTTTTAAAAAAGCGAAAAGCCTTGGCAAGAAAATAGGAATTTATGCAGCTCCGGCGAGCAGACTTTCAGATGATATTATAGATTACGCTTCTTTTATCGTGGCGAAGAGTACAGATTTGGAAACGATTTTTGGAGAAGGCAATCACGAAGATATTATCAAACATTTGCCAAACAAATTATTTGTAAGAGACGGCGCCAACAGTACAAGTTTCTTCGATGGTTCTGAGATGAAATATTTCCGAAATAATCCTCAGACCGATGCACACAGTATGGGATTAGGCGATGCGTTTACATCCGGTTTTTCTATTGCTTTACTCCACGGTAATTCTATTGAAGATTGCGTTATTTTTGGAAATCAAGTGGCTTTGAAAGCTGCCGATTACAGAGGTTCTCAAAAAGGTTTGCCATATTTGGACGACCTTCAAAATTAA
- a CDS encoding DUF4241 domain-containing protein, which yields MTHIENIKKLFSRDFVENPLLETYEVGKIHISSGKIVASDALISPDHSAFNQEFPKGDFQVLVHKERESNCIAYAEIVFDKNQLAENWSLALCDNQNINDLKEEEIYGYLVESGMGTFMDKEAQISLNALEQDLFHKKGADFMGIYEEFFHSHFFDENGAIDQFAVLKPYDNKPENIVAFETGYGEGFYATYIGYSKDNQPVKLISEFIEIGND from the coding sequence ATGACTCACATAGAAAATATTAAAAAATTATTCTCCCGAGACTTCGTAGAAAATCCATTGTTGGAAACCTACGAAGTTGGGAAAATTCACATTTCATCAGGAAAAATTGTAGCCAGTGATGCTTTGATTTCGCCCGATCATTCAGCTTTCAATCAGGAATTTCCGAAAGGAGATTTTCAGGTTTTGGTTCATAAAGAAAGAGAATCCAACTGTATTGCTTATGCAGAAATAGTTTTTGATAAAAATCAATTGGCTGAAAATTGGTCTTTGGCTCTTTGTGATAATCAAAATATTAATGATCTGAAAGAAGAAGAAATCTACGGTTATCTTGTAGAGTCCGGAATGGGGACTTTTATGGATAAGGAAGCTCAAATTTCTCTGAATGCTTTAGAGCAAGACCTTTTTCACAAAAAAGGAGCTGACTTTATGGGGATCTATGAAGAGTTTTTCCATTCTCATTTCTTTGATGAAAACGGAGCAATCGACCAGTTCGCAGTTCTCAAACCTTATGATAACAAACCGGAAAATATTGTTGCATTCGAAACTGGTTATGGTGAAGGATTTTATGCAACGTATATAGGTTATTCTAAAGATAATCAGCCAGTTAAATTAATTTCCGAATTTATAGAAATAGGAAACGATTAA